Below is a genomic region from Acidobacteriota bacterium.
GAAGATCGCCAATGACCTGCGCTGGATGAACTCCGGGCCCCAGGCGGGTCTGGCCGAGATCGCCCTGCCGGCGCTCCAGCCCGGCTCCTCCATCATGCCCGGCAAGATCAACCCGGTGATCTGCGAGGCGGTGATTATGGCCGCCGCCCAGGCCATCGCCAACGACACGGCGGTCACCCTCGGCGGCCAGTGGGGCAACTTCCAGCTCAACACCATGCTGCCGCTGGTGGCCCACAACCTGCTGCAGGCCGGGGGGCTGCTGGCCGCCGCCGCCCGGCTGCTGGCGGACAAGGCCGTGGCCGGCTTCACCGTCAACCGTGCCGCCGTGGCCGATTTGGTGGAGAAAAATCCCATCATGGTCACGGCGCTCAACCCGGTGATCGGCTACGACGCCGCCGCGGCCATCGCGAAGCGCGCCTATGCCGAAGGGCGGCGCGTCCGCGAGGTGGCCGCCGAGGCGACGGGCCTGGCGCCCGCCGAGCTGGACCGCCTGCTGGATCCCCGCTCCCTGACCGAGGGCGGCATCAAGGGCGGCGGCTCGGGCGGATAGCGCGCTCGTCGACTCGGTTTCATTTATTTTGAGTCGGTGCCACAAATCCGCCGCGGCTTCGTCTATGGTGATGATGGCCGGGCGAACGAGCGGTTCGCGCGGTTTGCAGCCGGGTCGGATCAACGAGAATGGATTTCACTCAGACACAGACCATGGACCGGATAACAGAAACGCACACCGCGCTGGAACGCCTGTACCGGGACCACGCAGCCTGGCTGCTTCGGCTGGCGGTCCGCCTGACGGGGCGCCTCGATACCGCAGAGGAACTGGTGCAGGAGGCGTTCCTGCGGATGGCGCAGCAGCCTGACACCGGCCGATCGCCCGAGAATCCGCGGGCCTGGCTGTGCCGCGTGACGGTGAACCTGTGGCGGGATCGACTCCGCCGCCTGCGGTGGCGACGATACCTGCCGCTGGCCTGCAGCCCCAATATGCCGGACGACCACGACACGGAAGCAGACTACCTGCAACAGGACCGAATAGCGAAAGTCAGGCACGCCCTGAGCCGGTTGTCCGATCGGGACCGGCTTCTCGTCGTGCTGTACTGGGACGAGACGAGCTACGCCGAGATGGCCCGCGTGCTGGACCTGCGGGTGACCAGCGTGGGGAAGGCGCTGTCCCGGGCCATCGACAGGTTGGCGGCACTACTGGAATGAGGTGTGACCATGCGATGTCCTGACCGATCCGCCATGCAATCGTTCGTCGACGGCGAGCTGGATTCCCGCTCCGCCGACGCGATCGGGACGCACCTGGTGGTGTGCCCCCGCTGCCGCGATGCAGTCGATGCCGTCCGTCGGCGGGCCCAGACAGTCTGCCGTTCGCTCGATGAAGCCTGGCCCGTCGTGGCCGCGCCGCCGCAGGCGTCACGCGCCGTGACACCTGATCAA
It encodes:
- a CDS encoding RNA polymerase sigma factor is translated as MDFTQTQTMDRITETHTALERLYRDHAAWLLRLAVRLTGRLDTAEELVQEAFLRMAQQPDTGRSPENPRAWLCRVTVNLWRDRLRRLRWRRYLPLACSPNMPDDHDTEADYLQQDRIAKVRHALSRLSDRDRLLVVLYWDETSYAEMARVLDLRVTSVGKALSRAIDRLAALLE